The Tardibacter chloracetimidivorans region CGCCGCCGACCTTCAGGCCTTGTGCGAGGTGATGCGCCGCCTGCGCGATCCGGAGAATGGTTGCCCATGGGACGTGCAGCAGGATTTCGCCTCGATCGCGCCCTACACCATCGAAGAGGCCTATGAGGTGGCGGACGCCATAGAGCGCCGCGATCTGCCCGCGTTGAAAGACGAACTGGGCGACCTTCTGCTGCAGGTCGTCTATCACAGCCAGATGGCGTCGGAAGCCGATGCGTTTTCCATAGACGACGTGATTTCCGCGATCACCCACAAGATGATCCGCCGCCACCCGCATGTGTTCGGCGAGGGCGAAAGCGCGGGTTGGGAAAATATCAAGGCGGCCGAACGCGCCTCCTCAAGCCAGCACGGCGCGCTTGAAGGCGTGGCGCTGGCCCTGCCCGCGCTGAAACGCGCCGAAAAGCTCCAGAAGCGGGCGGCGCGCGTCGGGTTCGACTGGCCCGACGCCAACGGGCCTCGCGACAAGGTGCTGGAAGAGCTTCAGGAACTGGACGAGGCCGCATCCCACGATCACCGGATCGAGGAATATGGCGACCTGCTTTTCGCCATGGTCAACCTCGGGCGGCATCTGGCCGTCGACGCGGAAAGTGCGCTGCGCCATGCAAACGCCAAGTTCACCCGCCGCTTTCAGGCGATGGAGACGCTTGGCGGCGACGGATTTGCCGATCTTTCGCTTGAGGAAAAGGACCGGCTTTGGATGGAGGTCAAGGTGCGCGAGAAGCGCGACGCGATATAACCGCGCCGATCGGCATTAGGTCCTGACGGCCAAGCGCGCCTCGAAACGCCGCCGGTCCACGTCGCTGAGGCGCACGTCGACAGACCGGGTCGTCCCGTCCTCGCTCGCCTCCTCACGGACGACCGTGCCATGGGCGCGAAGCCACGCCAGACCCTCGCCGTCGCTGGAGGAGAGCTGAATGCGATGGACCCTGGCGGCCGCGGTCAGCCGGTCGGCGACGGCCGTAATCAGCCGCTCCAGCCCTTCTCCCGTGAGCGCGGACTGGGCGACCACATCGTCGCGGCGATCTGCCTCCGCCACCAGCGCAGCGCGCCGATCTTCATCGACCCGGTCCAGCTTGTTCCACGCTTCGATCATCGGCACGGCATCCGGCCCACCCGAGCGGACGCCCAGCGTGCCAAGCACCTCTTCGACATCGGCGGCTTGCGCGTCGCTGTCGGCATGGGAAATGTCGCGCACATGGATGATGAGGTCGGCGCTAAGGACTTCTTCCAGCGTGGCCCTGAACGCGGCGACCAACTGCGTCGGCAGGTCCGACACGAAACCGACGGTGTCGGACAGCATCACCTTGTCATGGCCCGGCAGCCGGATGGCCCTGAGCGTCGGGTCGAGCGTGGCGAACAGCAGGTCTTCCGCCATCACATCCGAGCCGGTGAGCCGGTTGAAAAGCGTGGATTTCCCCGCGTTGGTATAACCCACCAGCGCCACCACCGGCCATGGCGCGCGCTGCCGCCGCGAACGGTGGAGGGTCCGCGTGCGCTTGACGCCCTCCAGTTCGCGCCGGAGCTTCGCCATGCGATCGCGGATCAGCCGCCGGTCGGTCTCGATCTGGGTTTCGCCCGGACCCCCCAGGAAGCCGAAGCCGCCCCGCTGGCGCTCAAGGTGGGTCCAGGAGCGCACCAGCCGGCTCGCCTGATAGTCCAGATGGGCAAGCTCCACCTG contains the following coding sequences:
- the mazG gene encoding nucleoside triphosphate pyrophosphohydrolase; this translates as MPDKPTAADLQALCEVMRRLRDPENGCPWDVQQDFASIAPYTIEEAYEVADAIERRDLPALKDELGDLLLQVVYHSQMASEADAFSIDDVISAITHKMIRRHPHVFGEGESAGWENIKAAERASSSQHGALEGVALALPALKRAEKLQKRAARVGFDWPDANGPRDKVLEELQELDEAASHDHRIEEYGDLLFAMVNLGRHLAVDAESALRHANAKFTRRFQAMETLGGDGFADLSLEEKDRLWMEVKVREKRDAI
- the hflX gene encoding GTPase HflX, whose protein sequence is MTIARTDDAGIARGARALVVVPDLGAGGRRSGEARLEEAVGLSAAISLDIVGAEVVRVRSPRPATLFGTGQVEVLAATVAGHEAELVVVDGNVSPIQQRNLEKALGAKVIDRTGLILEIFGERAATREGTLQVELAHLDYQASRLVRSWTHLERQRGGFGFLGGPGETQIETDRRLIRDRMAKLRRELEGVKRTRTLHRSRRQRAPWPVVALVGYTNAGKSTLFNRLTGSDVMAEDLLFATLDPTLRAIRLPGHDKVMLSDTVGFVSDLPTQLVAAFRATLEEVLSADLIIHVRDISHADSDAQAADVEEVLGTLGVRSGGPDAVPMIEAWNKLDRVDEDRRAALVAEADRRDDVVAQSALTGEGLERLITAVADRLTAAARVHRIQLSSSDGEGLAWLRAHGTVVREEASEDGTTRSVDVRLSDVDRRRFEARLAVRT